The sequence tacaaaaatcatatTCTGATCCAAATATCAGACAGGCCACACTGAGTGAACTTCTAAAGGTTTCATGAGCAATTTTTATAATTATCCCATTGGCACCAGAAGAAATTTTTATGTACAGTTCAAATAAGGGTTTTTGGTGAATGAACCGAGTGGATTTGCATATAAAACATGTTGGACACCTTCCATATCTTAAGCAACCCTTTGATAATATCACGACAATATTATGAAAATACACTAAACCCTTTGATGATATCACgacaaatattatgaaaatacaCTAAACGTTAGTCCTAAATTTATTTAGTAATTtagaataatattttaatattattgCAAGATTTTCCTGATAAGATCTTAAGAACaccctcaaaatttaaaaatctatTGATAGATTTTCAAGCAGACGATCGTATATGCAAACAACAATTAGTGGATTTAGTGTCGTAATGTTGAGAGGTCATGCAATATGAAGACATTGATAGCAATGTGGGGAAAGGTCCCATCAGTGAAAAACGGTTCTGTTTGACTCTATTCAAGCATGCATATTAAATCAGTGAAGATGTTTCGCTGTCGTTGTGAAGCCTTGAAGATGACATACCAACAGCTGAGCTAAGACAGCGAAAGGTAGTGAATGTGCCTAAGCCCATGTATTTTGAGACTTGCTAAATACAATTTCAATGCAAAACTCTAAATTTGAAAAGTATATGGATTTAACAAATTCATATTCTGAATTCTGACTGTACCTGCAATGGGATGTGCTGCCAGATCTGCATCATTGATTGGAGGTTCGAGCACGTGGAGGACCACTAACCGACGGCTTGATCATTGGATTGGCGTGATCATTTCCTCATGCCATAGAATACCTGTGTGAAAATTAGGTGGTTCACAGCTGGTGTATTTTCAAGCATAGGAAAAAGGTCTATTTACTATTTCATTCATTCTCTCCCTTTCTTACTCAAAGACATTACAACCTTCATCATTCACATTTCACTGGAAACATGTTCTTAATTTACAAAAGAACTTTAGAATATCCTCATTAAGTTAATTAAGATATTCTTaaaaaaaccctttaaacaaaagGCGGATAAACACGTGCATACATTCAAGATAATTAAGACATTTTTATAGGGAAAAAAACACTCTTATAattaatatataatttaaaaaactctaaaaccctaaaccctaagcaaGGGTTACAGAGGTGCCTGCATTGTCAAGACAATGGGACTAGTGACGGTGTGCTTCCCGTCGGTCCATGAGAGAGAACCGCCCTGTATGTTGGAGGTCCCTGGAGATAGCCGAACAGCCTCGGCTTCCACCCTCACAAGGTAGCTGAGCTTTTGATTGAGCCGCCTGAACGAGAGCACTTTTGGCTCTACAGACACAGTGCTCCCCGCTGGAGCATTCACCATTGCTCGGTATGTCGATTTGGGGTCCCCCACATTCGTCACTGTCCGAATGAAGTGTGTGGACATTCTCCTTCGGCCATATAGCATGAAGACTGCTGCAAAGGAGGGGTAATTCAAATTGCCTACATGGCCCGCCCTTCGTGCCCCTTTGCAGTCAGCATATCTCCGGGTGATCGCCCGGATGTTCTTCTCAGTGTAATTTGAATTGCATAGGAAGTCGATGTAATCGCCCGGCGAAAGATCATACACTAGCCCAGGATCTATTGCTCTTTGGGGATTCACATACCCCGAGCCGTGATCCAAGACGGTCGATGAGTTCCCGGTTGATTCATCAAGCATTGTCTCCCCACGGTTGTCCTTAACATAGGCAGTCGTCATCAAGGCAGAGCGGATGGCGGCCGGACTCCAATCTGGGTGGGCGGCCTTTAGCAATGCTGCAAGGCCTGAAACATGAGGGCACGCCATTGACGTCCCAGAGAGAATGTTGAATTCCGTCCGTCGCTTGTCAGAAGGGATGCCGGACGGACCGACGCTGTCAGGCCAGGCCGCGAGTATGTTCAATCCAGGGGCGATCACATCTGGCTTCAGGATATCTGGCGACTCTGGGTTGGGGCCACGGGCAGAGAATGAGGCAACAACCGGCGCAGGCCGGACACCGAGCCGGGTCCCACGGAACACAATCGTCGCTGTTGGCGGCGACTTGGACCGTCCACTCGACGCTGAGCTGATATACTTGCGAATCTCGTCGCCGCTGGATGCGCCGACAGCGGTCGCCGGCAACACATGGCAGTCAGCCACTAGGCCCTCCCCATCAAACACCCCATTGGCTAGAATCATGCCAATGCCACCTGCTTTCTTCACAACCTCTCCTTTGGCAGCCCTGGAATTGATTCCTCTGTCACACAAAACAATCTTCCCCTTCACAGAATTGGAATTTAGAGATCCCTCCAAACAGAGCGAAGATGAATAACCGTCACCCCCTTCACTCCCTGCGTATGTCAGCGGGTAAAGCCGGCCGGAGGCGAGCCCGGGTCCGCCGTAGACGCTCACGCCTGGGACGATCCGACCGTTCCCAAGCTTGACGTCAGCGGGGAAATCCCGGTCCATCGATCCG is a genomic window of Magnolia sinica isolate HGM2019 chromosome 15, MsV1, whole genome shotgun sequence containing:
- the LOC131228251 gene encoding subtilisin-like protease SBT1.5, giving the protein MHISLFPILLSLFFFSFSTISTSTPDQSKTYIVRVCRDSKPSVFSEHSHWYESTLNSLPSQNPSPDSVLRVIHTYSTLFHGFSVRLTSSQAQTLQSLPHVAAVVPEQIRKIHTTRSPQFLGLKSQDSSGLLAESDFGSDLVIAVIDTGIWPERRSFGDRDLGPIPAKWKGRCETGRGFPSSSCNRKLIGARFFSGGYEATNGKMNETLESRSPRDSDGHGTHTASIAAGRYVFPASTLGYARGVAAGMAPKARLAAYKVCWAAGCFDSDILAAFDAAVADGVDVISLSVGGVVVPYYLDAIAIGAFAAADRGVFVSASAGNGGPGGLTVTNVAPWVATVGAGSMDRDFPADVKLGNGRIVPGVSVYGGPGLASGRLYPLTYAGSEGGDGYSSSLCLEGSLNSNSVKGKIVLCDRGINSRAAKGEVVKKAGGIGMILANGVFDGEGLVADCHVLPATAVGASSGDEIRKYISSASSGRSKSPPTATIVFRGTRLGVRPAPVVASFSARGPNPESPDILKPDVIAPGLNILAAWPDSVGPSGIPSDKRRTEFNILSGTSMACPHVSGLAALLKAAHPDWSPAAIRSALMTTAYVKDNRGETMLDESTGNSSTVLDHGSGYVNPQRAIDPGLVYDLSPGDYIDFLCNSNYTEKNIRAITRRYADCKGARRAGHVGNLNYPSFAAVFMLYGRRRMSTHFIRTVTNVGDPKSTYRAMVNAPAGSTVSVEPKVLSFRRLNQKLSYLVRVEAEAVRLSPGTSNIQGGSLSWTDGKHTVTSPIVLTMQAPL